One genomic region from Methanocaldococcus fervens AG86 encodes:
- a CDS encoding SWIM zinc finger family protein — translation MNYDAKIIERGRLYYRNNLVKYCIKYKNFLFGEVVGSDVYKVKVDLDNNYFGLCTCPYKYNCKHAYALIEAYKNNNYIDAEEIFKELENKSKEEILDILKNLVVKHYLWDEFLDKDSLLNKAISLIKLIPLERKNIHTFKSFLRNQFVKNADDEELVEVIEEMIKADLDFNDSNVIEALTIILDEIFKRENKEVVKKLINLYRKYKKELWIVGDYLIEFYDNYFEY, via the coding sequence ATGAACTACGATGCAAAAATAATAGAAAGGGGAAGATTATATTATAGAAACAATTTGGTCAAATACTGCATAAAATATAAAAATTTTTTATTTGGGGAGGTTGTTGGCTCTGATGTGTATAAAGTTAAAGTCGATTTAGATAACAACTATTTTGGCTTATGTACTTGCCCATACAAATACAACTGCAAACACGCCTATGCATTAATTGAGGCATATAAAAACAATAACTACATTGATGCAGAAGAAATTTTTAAAGAATTGGAAAATAAGAGCAAAGAGGAGATATTAGATATATTAAAAAATTTAGTTGTTAAACATTATTTATGGGATGAGTTTTTAGATAAAGATAGCTTATTAAATAAGGCAATTAGTTTAATAAAATTAATTCCTTTGGAGAGGAAAAATATACACACATTTAAGTCATTTTTAAGGAATCAGTTTGTCAAAAATGCTGATGATGAAGAGTTGGTAGAGGTCATTGAAGAGATGATTAAAGCTGATTTGGATTTTAATGACTCTAACGTTATAGAGGCGTTAACAATAATATTGGATGAAATCTTTAAAAGAGAAAACAAAGAAGTTGTAAAAAAGCTTATAAATTTATATAGGAAATATAAAAAAGAGTTATGGATTGTTGGAGATTATTTAATAGAGTTTTATGATAACTACTTTGAATATTAG
- a CDS encoding AAA family ATPase: protein MGKIGFNPIKIKSFSKIKTYDDTLPSLKYVVLEPAGFPIRISSENVKVSTDDPILFNIYARDQWIGEIVKEGDYLFDNSIIPDYAFKVISTYPKEGGMITSETIFKLQTPKKVIRTQFKKAKFSEIIGQEEAKKKCRIIMKYLENPKLFGEWAPKNVLFYGPPGTGKTLMARALATETNSSFILVKAPELIGEHVGDASKMIRELYQRASESAPCIVFIDELDAIGLSREYQSLRGDVSEVVNALLTELDGIKENEGVVTIAATNNPAMLDPAIRSRFEEEIEFKLPNDEERLKIMELYAKKMPIPVKANLKEFVEKTKGFSGRDIKEKFLKPALHKAILEDRDYVSKEDLEWALKKILKDRREAPQHLYL from the coding sequence ATGGGTAAAATTGGATTCAATCCTATAAAAATAAAATCTTTTTCAAAGATTAAAACTTACGATGATACATTACCATCATTAAAATATGTTGTATTGGAACCTGCGGGATTCCCAATTAGGATTAGTAGCGAGAATGTCAAGGTTTCTACTGACGACCCAATATTGTTTAACATCTATGCGAGAGACCAGTGGATTGGCGAGATTGTTAAAGAAGGAGATTATTTATTTGATAACTCAATCATCCCAGATTATGCCTTCAAGGTTATCTCAACTTATCCAAAAGAAGGAGGGATGATTACAAGCGAGACTATATTTAAATTACAAACTCCTAAAAAAGTTATTAGAACGCAGTTTAAAAAGGCTAAATTCAGCGAGATTATTGGGCAGGAAGAGGCTAAGAAGAAGTGTAGAATTATTATGAAGTATTTGGAGAATCCAAAACTCTTCGGAGAATGGGCTCCAAAGAATGTATTGTTTTATGGGCCTCCAGGAACTGGAAAGACATTGATGGCGAGAGCTTTGGCGACAGAGACGAATTCATCATTCATATTAGTAAAAGCTCCAGAGCTCATTGGAGAACATGTTGGGGACGCTTCAAAGATGATTAGAGAGCTATATCAAAGAGCTTCTGAAAGTGCTCCATGTATTGTATTTATTGATGAATTGGATGCTATAGGTTTGAGTAGGGAGTATCAATCATTGAGAGGAGATGTTTCCGAAGTTGTTAATGCATTATTAACCGAGTTGGATGGAATTAAAGAAAATGAGGGAGTTGTAACTATAGCAGCGACAAACAATCCAGCGATGTTAGACCCAGCGATTAGGAGTAGATTTGAGGAAGAAATTGAGTTTAAATTGCCAAATGATGAAGAAAGATTGAAGATTATGGAGCTTTATGCTAAGAAGATGCCAATTCCTGTTAAAGCCAATTTGAAGGAGTTTGTTGAAAAAACTAAAGGATTTAGTGGTAGGGATATTAAGGAAAAATTCTTAAAACCAGCATTACATAAAGCTATATTGGAAGATAGAGATTATGTCTCCAAAGAAGATTTAGAATGGGCATTAAAGAAGATTTTGAAGGATAGGAGGGAAGCTCCACAGCACTTGTACCTCTAA
- a CDS encoding SDH family Clp fold serine proteinase yields MTSMDIIFFLFIFLLFIYPEMMLRYKIMRRLRCIREIERERGSRVIAMIHRQEALTFLGIPIYKFITIEDSEEILRAIRLTPEDMPIDLIIHTPGGLALASEQIALALKEHKAKTTVIIPHYAMSGGSLIALAADEIIMDKNAVMGPVDPQIGQYPAASILEAYYKKGDKVDDETLILVDISKKAIRQMEEFVYELLKDKYGDEKAKEIAKKLTSGVWTHDYPLTVNKLKELGIEVNTNVPRKVYELLELYPQPMGAKPSVYYIPVPYGKKESEKNAK; encoded by the coding sequence ATGACATCTATGGATATAATTTTCTTCTTGTTCATATTTTTGCTATTTATTTATCCAGAAATGATGTTGAGATATAAGATAATGAGAAGATTGAGGTGTATAAGGGAAATTGAAAGAGAAAGGGGAAGTAGAGTCATAGCAATGATACACAGGCAGGAAGCATTAACATTTTTAGGAATACCAATATATAAATTTATCACTATCGAGGATAGTGAAGAAATTTTGAGAGCTATTAGGCTAACTCCAGAAGATATGCCTATAGATTTAATTATACACACACCCGGAGGTTTAGCTTTAGCGAGCGAGCAAATTGCTTTGGCTTTAAAGGAACATAAGGCAAAAACAACAGTTATAATTCCACACTATGCGATGAGTGGGGGTAGCTTAATTGCATTAGCAGCAGATGAAATAATCATGGACAAAAATGCAGTTATGGGACCTGTAGACCCACAGATTGGGCAGTATCCTGCAGCTTCAATATTGGAGGCATACTATAAAAAAGGAGATAAAGTGGATGATGAAACATTAATATTGGTTGATATATCTAAAAAAGCCATTAGACAGATGGAAGAATTCGTTTATGAGCTTTTGAAAGATAAATATGGAGATGAAAAAGCTAAAGAAATTGCAAAAAAACTAACTTCTGGAGTTTGGACGCATGATTATCCTCTAACAGTCAATAAATTAAAAGAGTTGGGAATTGAAGTTAATACAAACGTTCCGAGAAAAGTTTATGAATTATTGGAGCTTTATCCACAGCCAATGGGAGCTAAGCCTTCAGTCTATTACATACCAGTTCCATATGGAAAGAAAGAAAGTGAAAAAAATGCAAAATAA
- a CDS encoding DUF192 domain-containing protein: MQNNKIKKVKIKNLEFDVVLADNFIKRAFGLMLRDIGDKAMLFLYKRRKIAMHTFFMLYPIDVVFIDKDKVVEAVRLKPWKSYKCKNYSTAMLEFKCRDVNLDELIGEKVEFIR; the protein is encoded by the coding sequence ATGCAAAATAATAAAATTAAAAAAGTTAAAATTAAAAATTTAGAGTTTGATGTTGTATTGGCAGACAACTTTATTAAAAGGGCTTTTGGGTTAATGCTTAGAGATATTGGGGATAAAGCAATGCTCTTCCTCTATAAAAGGAGAAAAATAGCTATGCACACGTTCTTTATGCTCTACCCCATAGATGTAGTTTTTATTGATAAAGATAAAGTCGTTGAGGCTGTAAGATTAAAGCCATGGAAAAGCTACAAATGTAAAAATTATTCAACAGCAATGCTCGAATTTAAATGTAGAGATGTTAATTTAGATGAGCTTATTGGAGAAAAAGTAGAATTTATAAGATGA
- a CDS encoding M20 family metallopeptidase codes for MDLDYLKILEDLVKIRTDNKLGVKKGFKYLSNLFNNLGIKNTIIEGCFVAYKEKNFDLILNSHIDTVKVQSNFNKDNNNFYGTGVIDAKGNVVLMIHAFLNSNNSLLVISPDEEKESNGIYNFCKYLKNKNIKDVKCIVGEPTDLKVCIGNKGRFEYIVESFGKAKHASTKGINPIEILSKVILDLKTLPLESIKVDKTYSSSITPTIIKGGIQSNIIPDYAYVLFDVRSVEKDIIKKIEKFLSQKDYSTHIKGSLNPGRHYADFYMLENKELINKLSKEFEISFFNATCEAFYFNKFLNADTVIYGVGKLELAHSKEEHLNLNDFDRGIKGVEKLAELITNSLGD; via the coding sequence ATGGATTTGGATTATTTAAAAATCTTAGAAGATTTGGTAAAAATTAGAACTGACAATAAGTTGGGAGTTAAAAAGGGATTTAAATATTTATCTAATCTTTTTAACAACTTAGGAATAAAAAATACCATTATTGAAGGATGCTTTGTAGCATACAAAGAAAAGAACTTTGATTTAATATTAAATTCACATATAGATACAGTAAAGGTTCAATCAAATTTTAACAAAGATAATAACAATTTTTACGGAACTGGAGTTATAGATGCTAAGGGAAATGTAGTTTTAATGATCCACGCTTTTTTAAATAGCAATAACTCCCTATTGGTTATATCTCCAGATGAAGAAAAAGAATCAAATGGCATCTATAATTTTTGCAAATATCTAAAAAATAAAAACATTAAGGATGTTAAATGTATAGTTGGAGAGCCTACTGACTTAAAAGTTTGTATTGGGAATAAGGGGAGATTTGAATATATCGTTGAGAGTTTTGGTAAAGCAAAACATGCCTCAACTAAAGGTATAAATCCTATAGAAATTTTAAGTAAAGTTATTTTGGATTTAAAAACTCTTCCTTTGGAAAGTATCAAAGTTGATAAAACCTACAGCTCCTCAATAACCCCTACAATAATAAAAGGAGGAATTCAAAGTAATATCATCCCAGATTATGCCTATGTCTTATTTGACGTTAGAAGTGTTGAAAAAGACATAATAAAAAAGATAGAGAAGTTTTTGTCTCAAAAAGATTATTCAACTCATATAAAAGGTTCATTAAATCCCGGAAGGCATTATGCAGATTTCTATATGCTTGAAAATAAAGAATTGATAAATAAATTATCAAAAGAGTTTGAAATATCATTTTTCAATGCTACTTGTGAGGCATTCTATTTCAATAAGTTTTTAAACGCTGATACTGTTATTTATGGAGTTGGAAAGTTAGAGCTTGCCCACTCTAAGGAAGAACATTTAAATTTAAATGATTTTGATAGAGGAATTAAAGGTGTAGAGAAGCTTGCAGAATTGATAACAAATAGTTTAGGGGATTAA
- a CDS encoding DNA-methyltransferase → MEVNKIYCMDCLEGMKQLKDKSVDVVVTSPPYNIGIKYNKYSDNLGRDDYLNWIEEVVREIKRVLKDDGSFFINIGYTAKDPWIAFDVANVIRKHFKLQNTIHWIKSIAIQKEDVGNYPNIIGDIAVGHYKPINSDRFLSIMHEYIFHFTKNGNVKLDKLAIGVPYQDKSNIKRFNRKGDLRDRGNTWFIPYETIQSKEKERPHPATFPSKLPEMCIKLHGIKKTNLVLDPFMGIGSTAIACIRLGVNYIGFEIDEYYCRVAEERIKKELLKTNRKLDNVRNKNIITLDAFI, encoded by the coding sequence ATGGAGGTAAATAAAATTTACTGCATGGATTGTTTAGAAGGAATGAAACAATTAAAAGATAAGTCAGTTGATGTTGTTGTTACATCTCCTCCATATAATATTGGTATAAAATATAATAAATACTCTGACAATTTAGGAAGAGATGATTACTTAAATTGGATTGAAGAAGTTGTTAGGGAGATAAAGAGAGTGTTAAAGGATGATGGTTCTTTTTTTATAAATATTGGTTATACTGCAAAAGACCCATGGATTGCCTTTGATGTTGCTAATGTTATAAGAAAACATTTTAAATTACAAAATACCATTCACTGGATAAAATCTATTGCAATACAAAAAGAAGATGTTGGAAATTACCCAAATATTATTGGAGATATTGCTGTTGGACATTACAAGCCGATAAACAGTGATAGATTTTTAAGCATAATGCATGAATATATCTTCCATTTTACAAAAAATGGAAATGTTAAATTGGATAAATTAGCAATTGGTGTTCCTTATCAAGATAAAAGTAATATAAAGAGATTTAATAGAAAAGGAGATTTAAGAGATAGAGGAAACACATGGTTTATTCCTTATGAAACAATTCAGTCAAAAGAAAAAGAAAGACCACATCCAGCAACATTCCCTTCAAAGCTTCCAGAGATGTGTATTAAATTGCATGGGATTAAAAAGACAAACCTTGTTTTAGACCCATTTATGGGAATTGGAAGCACAGCAATTGCATGTATTAGATTGGGGGTTAATTATATCGGTTTTGAAATTGATGAATATTATTGCAGAGTTGCAGAAGAAAGAATAAAAAAAGAACTTTTAAAAACAAATAGAAAACTTGATAATGTAAGAAACAAAAACATAATCACTCTTGATGCATTTATTTAA
- the npdG gene encoding NADPH-dependent F420 reductase yields the protein MKVAILGGTGDQGFGLALRLAKNNKIIIGSRKKERAEEAAKKAKEILKHRGIEADIIGLENKEAAKEGDVVILSIPYEHTLSTIKQLKDELKGKIVVSIGVPLATAIGDKPTRLLFPPDGSVAEMVQNVLKESKVVSAFQNVCHAVLEDLENPVDCDVLVCGDDEEAKKVVIDLANQIDGVRAIDCGNLEKSRIIEAITPLLIGLNIKYKSKGTGIRITNLDI from the coding sequence ATGAAAGTAGCTATATTGGGGGGAACTGGAGACCAAGGATTTGGTTTAGCTTTGAGGTTAGCTAAAAACAACAAGATAATAATTGGTTCAAGAAAAAAGGAGAGAGCAGAAGAAGCGGCTAAAAAAGCTAAAGAAATATTAAAGCATAGAGGAATTGAGGCAGATATAATTGGCTTAGAAAATAAAGAGGCAGCAAAAGAAGGAGATGTTGTTATTTTATCAATACCTTATGAGCACACATTATCAACAATAAAACAGCTAAAGGATGAGTTAAAAGGAAAGATAGTAGTTTCTATTGGAGTTCCTTTGGCAACAGCTATTGGAGACAAGCCAACAAGGTTGTTATTTCCACCAGATGGTTCAGTCGCTGAAATGGTTCAAAATGTGTTAAAAGAGAGTAAAGTTGTTAGTGCATTTCAAAACGTTTGCCATGCTGTTTTAGAAGATTTAGAAAATCCAGTTGATTGTGATGTTTTGGTTTGTGGAGATGATGAAGAAGCAAAGAAAGTAGTTATTGATTTGGCTAACCAAATAGATGGAGTTAGAGCAATTGATTGTGGAAATTTGGAAAAATCAAGGATTATAGAAGCAATAACACCATTATTAATTGGATTGAATATAAAATACAAATCAAAAGGAACTGGAATTAGGATTACAAACTTAGATATTTAA
- the rnz gene encoding ribonuclease Z, with protein MKLIFLGTGAAVPSKNRNHIGIAFKFGGEVFLFDCGENIQRQMLFTEVSPMKINKIFITHLHGDHILGIPGLLQSMGFFGRNKEIEIFGPEGTKELIKSSLNLGFHCIEFPIKVYEICEKEPITIYKEENYEIIAYPTKHSVPSYAYIFKEIKKPRLDIEKAKKLGVRIGPDLKKLKNGEAVKNIHGEIVRPEDVLLPPKKGFCLAYSGDTLPLEDFGKYLEELGCDVLIHEATFDDLAKDIAKENMHSTIGDAVSIAKLADVKALILTHISARYDKEEYFNLYKMNVKQYNEEFKIIISEDLTSYDIKRDLLG; from the coding sequence ATGAAGCTGATATTTTTAGGAACTGGAGCGGCGGTTCCTTCAAAAAATAGGAATCATATAGGGATAGCATTTAAATTTGGAGGAGAGGTTTTTTTATTTGATTGTGGGGAGAACATACAAAGGCAGATGCTTTTTACAGAAGTATCTCCAATGAAGATTAACAAAATATTCATAACTCATCTACATGGAGACCATATATTGGGCATTCCAGGGCTTTTACAGAGTATGGGTTTTTTTGGAAGAAATAAGGAGATTGAGATATTTGGACCAGAAGGCACAAAAGAGCTTATAAAAAGCTCATTAAACCTCGGATTTCATTGTATAGAATTTCCAATAAAAGTTTATGAGATTTGTGAAAAAGAGCCAATAACAATTTATAAAGAAGAGAATTATGAAATAATTGCCTATCCAACTAAACACAGTGTTCCTTCTTACGCTTATATCTTTAAAGAAATTAAGAAACCACGTTTAGATATTGAAAAAGCTAAAAAACTTGGAGTTAGGATTGGACCGGATTTAAAAAAACTAAAAAATGGAGAAGCAGTTAAAAACATTCATGGGGAAATTGTAAGACCAGAGGATGTTTTATTACCTCCAAAAAAAGGATTTTGCTTAGCTTATAGTGGAGATACACTTCCATTAGAAGATTTTGGAAAATATTTGGAAGAGTTGGGATGTGACGTATTAATTCACGAGGCTACATTTGATGATTTAGCTAAAGATATAGCCAAAGAAAATATGCATTCAACAATTGGAGATGCTGTTAGTATAGCAAAATTAGCTGACGTGAAGGCTTTAATCCTAACTCACATCTCAGCGAGATATGATAAAGAGGAATACTTCAACTTATATAAAATGAACGTTAAACAGTATAATGAGGAATTTAAAATTATTATTAGTGAAGATTTAACATCCTATGATATAAAAAGAGATTTGTTGGGGTGA
- a CDS encoding helix-turn-helix domain-containing protein — MSKLLLKTPCTTWTLDSLMACVFGIKVSDVKVYFDILKNGPSKINDIAERIKRDRSTVQRSVQNLLNAGLVKRKQVNIKEGGYYYVYEAIPFEEVKEIIKDTMEEWCKSMKRWVDELEFEDVVKEYLEEE, encoded by the coding sequence ATGAGTAAGCTTTTATTAAAAACCCCATGCACAACGTGGACGTTAGATAGCTTAATGGCATGTGTTTTTGGCATAAAAGTTTCTGATGTTAAGGTTTATTTTGATATTTTGAAAAATGGGCCGTCAAAAATAAACGATATTGCTGAAAGGATTAAGAGGGATAGGAGTACAGTTCAAAGGTCTGTTCAAAATTTATTAAATGCTGGTTTAGTTAAGAGGAAGCAGGTTAATATAAAAGAAGGAGGTTATTATTACGTTTATGAGGCAATTCCATTTGAAGAGGTTAAAGAGATTATAAAAGATACTATGGAAGAGTGGTGTAAGAGCATGAAAAGATGGGTAGATGAGTTAGAATTTGAAGATGTAGTTAAAGAGTATTTGGAAGAAGAATAA
- the wecB gene encoding non-hydrolyzing UDP-N-acetylglucosamine 2-epimerase, translated as MKLSIILGTRPEIIKLSPIIRVLEKEDIDWHIIHTNQHYSENMDKIFFEELRLPKPKYNLNIGSGTHGEQTGKMLIKIEKVLLKEEPDVVVVQGDTNTVLAGALTASKLKIDVAHVEAGLRSFDKNMPEEINRVLTDHISSYLFAPTEIAKNNLLNEGIEEDKIFVVGNTIVDATLQNLKIAEKNENVRAFFNSIVDDNYFLLTLHRAENVDNKNRLKNIIEGIFKITELYDEDVIFPIHPRTKKKLNEFNLFEKLKSNEKIKIIEPVGYLEFLMLEKNAKLILTDSGGVQEEACILKIPCVTLRDNTERPETVEVGANMLVGDDKGKLIKAVEIMLKKDMNWENPFGDGKSGERIVKILKDSFKY; from the coding sequence ATGAAACTCTCAATAATTTTAGGGACTAGGCCAGAGATTATAAAGCTCTCTCCCATAATTAGAGTTTTAGAGAAAGAGGATATTGATTGGCATATCATTCACACTAATCAGCATTATTCTGAAAACATGGATAAGATATTCTTTGAAGAGCTGAGATTACCGAAACCAAAATACAATTTAAACATTGGCTCTGGAACTCATGGAGAACAGACTGGAAAGATGTTAATAAAGATAGAAAAAGTCCTTTTAAAAGAAGAGCCAGATGTTGTTGTAGTTCAAGGGGATACAAACACTGTATTGGCTGGAGCTTTAACCGCCTCTAAATTAAAAATAGATGTGGCCCATGTAGAGGCAGGATTGAGGAGTTTTGATAAAAACATGCCTGAGGAGATAAATAGAGTTTTAACAGATCACATAAGTAGTTATCTTTTTGCTCCAACTGAAATAGCTAAAAATAATTTATTAAATGAGGGTATTGAGGAAGATAAGATTTTTGTTGTGGGAAATACAATTGTAGATGCAACACTACAAAATTTAAAGATTGCTGAAAAAAATGAAAACGTTAGGGCTTTTTTCAATAGTATTGTTGATGATAATTATTTTTTATTAACTTTGCATAGGGCAGAGAACGTTGATAACAAAAATAGGTTAAAAAATATCATAGAAGGGATTTTTAAAATAACTGAGTTATATGATGAGGATGTTATCTTCCCAATACATCCAAGAACTAAGAAAAAGCTGAATGAGTTTAATTTATTTGAAAAATTAAAAAGCAATGAGAAAATAAAAATTATTGAGCCTGTAGGTTATTTAGAATTTTTAATGTTGGAGAAGAATGCTAAGTTAATTTTAACTGACAGCGGTGGAGTTCAGGAAGAGGCTTGTATATTAAAAATTCCATGTGTAACTTTGAGGGACAATACAGAAAGGCCAGAAACAGTTGAAGTTGGAGCTAATATGTTAGTTGGAGATGATAAGGGGAAATTAATTAAAGCAGTAGAAATAATGCTTAAAAAAGATATGAATTGGGAAAATCCATTTGGGGATGGAAAGAGTGGAGAGAGGATTGTTAAAATTCTTAAGGATAGTTTTAAATATTAA
- a CDS encoding ABC transporter substrate-binding protein → MKKLLVLGLIMAVISMLPGCINEKSVIGGNKSLKKAEIPNIAKYAKYMNLIYYDENGNVVNPYNGEKWAYKIFVDATGQRFLLKNESQPIPGWAEGKYDKVINVPLKNVVVMSSTHIALMEAINDDGSVINSVKGIMWGKSYKWYFEDINKSLAEGKIIDVGSDYNPDWDKIIVISPQVVFVYPEYSGDKVISKCKDLGITYVADAEYLENSHLARCEWVKMFAAFYNKEDVAKGYFDGIEGNVSKIKGKLSNVNEKPAVIWGYNSKWGCYVPREDSYVVKAIELCKGNYIFKELNGTENAKIDYETFAEKAKDADIWIIPSSTTWLSNFKENHPGYETFKAVKNGRVFCVSPDYWQVGLLKTDEVLLDLATILHPEIFKGRETHFFLKYNIEKNTAEPFRS, encoded by the coding sequence ATGAAAAAGCTCTTAGTTCTTGGGTTAATAATGGCAGTAATCTCCATGCTACCAGGATGCATAAATGAGAAGAGCGTTATAGGAGGGAACAAAAGTTTAAAAAAAGCAGAAATTCCAAATATTGCAAAGTATGCCAAATACATGAATTTAATATATTATGATGAAAATGGAAATGTTGTTAACCCATACAACGGAGAAAAATGGGCATATAAAATATTTGTAGACGCTACAGGACAGAGATTTTTATTAAAAAATGAATCACAACCAATACCTGGTTGGGCTGAAGGAAAATATGATAAAGTGATTAACGTGCCTTTAAAAAATGTTGTTGTAATGAGTTCCACTCATATTGCTTTAATGGAGGCAATAAATGATGATGGCTCAGTAATTAATTCAGTTAAAGGGATTATGTGGGGAAAATCCTACAAATGGTATTTTGAGGATATAAATAAAAGCTTAGCAGAGGGAAAAATAATTGATGTTGGCTCAGACTACAACCCAGATTGGGATAAAATAATAGTTATATCCCCACAAGTTGTATTTGTGTATCCAGAATACAGTGGAGATAAAGTTATATCAAAATGTAAAGATTTGGGAATAACTTATGTTGCAGACGCTGAATACTTAGAAAACAGCCATTTAGCAAGATGTGAATGGGTTAAGATGTTTGCAGCATTCTACAATAAAGAAGATGTAGCTAAAGGATACTTTGATGGAATAGAAGGAAATGTCTCAAAAATAAAGGGAAAATTATCAAATGTAAATGAAAAACCAGCTGTAATTTGGGGATACAATTCAAAATGGGGATGTTATGTCCCAAGAGAGGATTCATATGTTGTGAAAGCTATTGAGCTATGTAAAGGCAATTATATTTTCAAGGAGTTAAATGGAACAGAAAATGCAAAGATTGATTATGAAACATTTGCTGAAAAGGCAAAGGATGCAGATATCTGGATAATTCCATCATCAACAACATGGCTATCCAACTTCAAAGAAAACCATCCAGGTTATGAAACATTTAAAGCTGTTAAAAATGGAAGAGTATTTTGTGTAAGCCCTGATTATTGGCAAGTTGGTTTGCTAAAAACTGATGAAGTACTGTTAGATTTAGCTACAATCCTTCATCCAGAAATATTTAAAGGTAGGGAAACTCACTTCTTCCTAAAATACAATATTGAAAAAAATACTGCAGAGCCATTTAGAAGCTAA
- the mtnP gene encoding S-methyl-5'-thioadenosine phosphorylase: MIGIIGGTGIASILKGDKEEIINTKYGKAKVVIDKESDVVLLFRHGIKHNIPPHKINYRANIYALKKLGVERILAINSVGSLKENLKPGMFFIPNDFIEFTKKREETFYDEEKVVHIDMTEPYCPDLRNVLKKISERNNFSYGEGVYVCTEGPRFETKKEIEIYKNWGDVVGMTGYPEVVLARELEMCYASLCSITNYACGISKNVLTVDEVLEKIKEMEDKILRIVEEFINYDFGERKCICKDALKHAVIE; the protein is encoded by the coding sequence GTGATTGGTATAATAGGAGGAACAGGAATTGCGAGCATATTGAAAGGAGATAAGGAAGAGATTATCAATACAAAATATGGGAAAGCTAAGGTAGTTATTGATAAAGAAAGCGATGTAGTATTGCTATTTAGACATGGAATAAAGCATAACATCCCACCGCATAAAATAAACTATAGGGCAAACATCTATGCATTAAAAAAGCTTGGTGTTGAGAGAATTTTGGCAATAAACTCAGTTGGTTCATTGAAAGAAAATTTAAAACCAGGGATGTTTTTCATTCCAAACGATTTCATTGAATTTACAAAAAAGAGGGAAGAAACTTTTTACGATGAGGAAAAGGTTGTTCATATAGATATGACAGAGCCATACTGCCCAGATTTAAGGAATGTTTTAAAAAAGATATCGGAGAGAAATAACTTCTCTTATGGAGAAGGAGTTTATGTTTGCACTGAAGGGCCGAGATTTGAAACAAAAAAAGAGATTGAGATATATAAAAACTGGGGGGATGTTGTAGGAATGACAGGTTATCCAGAGGTTGTTTTAGCGAGGGAATTGGAGATGTGCTATGCCTCTTTATGTAGTATAACAAACTATGCATGTGGGATATCAAAAAATGTATTAACAGTTGATGAGGTTTTAGAAAAGATAAAAGAGATGGAAGATAAAATTTTAAGAATTGTTGAAGAGTTCATAAATTACGATTTTGGAGAAAGAAAATGTATTTGTAAAGATGCTTTAAAACATGCAGTTATTGAATAA